The following nucleotide sequence is from Methanomassiliicoccus sp..
TCGGCTGAATGCTTACCCCTGTCTCCTCCTCCAGGAGCTGGAGGTTGTACAGCGCGGCCTTGTTCATGAGGATGGCGCCCGCCTGGCCATAGTTCATGGCCGGGTCCGACCGTGCCAGGAACACCCTCTGGTACTCCAGGTCCTTGTCCTGCATGTACTTGCGGGTGATGTGGTGCGCGTCCAGCATGTGCTCCAAATCCTCGAAGAGAGGTATGACATTGATCTCGTCGGGTTCGAAGGTGCCTATCCACTTGGAGAGCTCTACGCTGTCCTTGCTGAAGGTCATGTGCTGCTTCCCCACCACGAAGTCCTTGTAGTAGTGGTACACGCGGTCCAGGGAGGCGGCGGAGGCGGTCATGGGGAGGATGACCTCGAAGATCGGAGGGACCTCGTTCTGGTAGAACAGCTTGGCGGTATCGAACGATCGAGGTATGGACTCCAGCGTCTCCAGGAGGATCTTGGCGTCGTCCTTCTCCACGCTGGGGTTGGGGACCCTCAGGGTGAGGAAGACGTCCTTCCCCAGCTGCTTGTCCCGGAAGTACCAGTCGTACTTCGACAGCAGCTTCTTGATGACATAGTTGTCCACCTCCTTCCCCTCACAGTCCCACATCTGCTCCTCGCAGTCAAGGTGCGAGAACACATAGTAGGCCTCCTGGATCTCGTCCTCGCCTCCCAGCTCCGAGCTCTCGGAGAAGAATGGAGCGTTTACGTTGTCCGGATGTTGGGTGCTCATGCATCGGGGGATTTTTCGTTTCATGATATCACTTTCTCTCTGGTGCGAACTAACCTATGTACCCTGTTCTTCATTGGACTATCTCCTCATTTCTGAGATCTGATAGCACAGCCTTTCCCTTCTCCGTCAATATGTACCGTTTCCAGGTCTGTTTCTCCGGGGTCAGGCACTTCAACAGGCCTTTCTCCTCGAGCTCATGGATTGCACGACTGACGTTCTGAATGGAGCGCCCGGTTCGCTGGGATATCTCCGTCGCACTGAACGGCCCTACTCCTTCCAATGCCCTCATGACGTCCAGCCTTCTATCTATGCTCAGTATCCATTGGGTAAGATCCTTCAAGGCGCTCCCTCACCTCTGTCATATCGCTTAATTTCTTTGATGCTCTCCACCGAATAACCGGTTCAAATCATCCGCTCTTGATCTTCGGTACATGGATGCGAGCTCGATGTTCATCTCCCGCACGGACTCGGCGAACCGACGATAGTGCACCGGTACTTCTGGAAGATCCTCCCCCGCCGGAGCGCCATCGAGGATGGCACCATTGCAGACGAGGCGGGAGCGGGGAACGTTCGTGTTGATGACCAGTGCACGGTGCAGGACCACGCAGCCATCCATCAGGATGCAATCGAAAGCTATCGATCCAAAGCCGATGAAGCAACCCTTCCCGATCGTGCACGGCCCGTGGACGATGCAGCCATGGGCGAGAGTGCTGCCGGCGCCGATATGCACGGTGGAGCCGCTCAATGCATGGACGATGACATTGTCCTGAATGTTGCACTCATCCTCGATAACTATCTTTGAACCGGGCTCATCCGCGCGGATCGATGAGTTGGGAGCTATGTAGACCCCCCGGCCTATGGTCACGTCTCCCAGTATGGAGGAGGACGGATCGACGTATGCTCCCTGATCAATTTTCGACTCCTTCAGCATCAGCATGCGTACTTACCTTGTAACAGGTATCGATTCTAACTATATGAAACAATATGAAAGATTATGAGAAATTATCAGGATGTTCCATCTCCATGCTTCCATCGTGCCTCACGTGGCGCATGGTTGCTCCTCCTTATGGAGAGGTATCGGTCTTTGATGTGATCCTGCACCGATCGTCTCTCGCTGCTACTCACGATCATCACTGGATCGGTTGGACCGACGTCATGATCTTAGAGTACAGGATTATCTTGCCATCGACTATCTCTGGAGTCCTGGTGTAGATCTCGATCATGGGGCCCAGTGCTCGGTGCCCTTGGACCTGGATGAACTCCGACAGCACCATATGGGCACTGCCCAGTTCGCTGCCCGTGCCCTTGAAGGAGAGGGTGGCCACCTTCATTGCCGGCAATGTCCTGGTCTTGATGCCACCGGAGGCCTTCCCCGGTCCCCTGAAGGTGATGGCGATCTCACTTCGGCACTGCTCCCGGGGGACTCTCTGGGGATCATCAAGGTAAATGCCCATGGGGCAGTAGCCAGGCTTCACCCCGTTCTCCTTGGCCCAGGCGAACAGCTCTCCCATATGGTCGCCCCAGGGTATGTCATCGTAGGGTCCCCGGTGCTCGATGTAGGCGATCTGGGCCTCCTTCCTATCCTCGAACTTGGGTTTCACGGTCCGTTCTCCGGGCCTACCGTAACCCGAACATGGGGATAACGGTTGCCTGCCTGCCTCTGTGTTTCGACTTCATAATGGATAAATAGGGACTCTTGAACCACGCCCCAGCCACCGAAGACATGATCGTCGGTCCTTCTCGCGAGACCTGTGTGCATGGAGCTGAGATGCCCGAACACCCTATGACGGCGCTGAATGTCCGATGTGGGCAAAACTGGCATGGTCTGGATGAAACTTACTCCTCGTGAGGGGACGTCTGCTGATCAGCGAGATCCTCCACATCCCGCCTCTTCCGTCGGATCAGCACGAACGCCGCCACGATGGCCCCTACCACCACGGCGATGGCGAGGATGACTGGGACGACATCTCCGATGTCCAGGGTGTTGAGGACATCATGTGCGGCCGCGCTCCCCTCATGGGGATAGGGGCTCTCCGACGACCAGTCGCTCCATTCATTGCCCTGTCCCTCATAGGTCCAGGCGTTCACGCCTTGATCGAAGGCCTGGGGGTGCTCGGTATGGTAGCTTGCGCCTGCCCCATTGTTGTCGATGAAGGTGTTTTCAAAGATGGTGTTCCCATCGCTGCTGGAAAGGTAGAGGCCGTAGTCCCCGGACCTCCCCACCGTGTTGCCGGAGATGGTGTTGCCAGGGGACGTGCACAGCTCCATCCCATTATACAGGGAATCGGTGATGGTATTTCCGGCGATCGCGATGTCGCACGACGATATCAGCAGCAACCCCGTCTGGCAGGAGGAGATGGTGTTGTCGGAGATGGTGCAGTTCCTGGATGTGTACATGAAGAAGGCGCAGAAGCAGCCATCCATCGTTGAGCTCCGGATGGTCACGTTGGACGCTCCGGTCACCTCGATCGCATAACTGGATGTGCTACTGATGGTGCAGTTCTCGATGACAACATGCTTGCTCGTCCCCGAAATGAAGATCCCCAGCCCGTTCGGTGGGTTGTCGATCACAATATCAGATATGACGTACGGGTTCGAAGGTGTTCCATCCCCCGGCCAGCCCCTTGCGGTCGCCTGCGTTGCCAGCTCGGAATCGCTGATTATTGATATCTGGCTGGTCGTGGACGCGTTGACCGTGGCCACGCTCATCGTCGATGCTAGAAGAGCGACTGACAGCAGCAGCAAGGTCAGGGAAAACGCAGAAGCTGTGATCTTCATGGCGGTCCTTCGGGCACGCACGGCCCCATTCCCCATTTTTTCTTGGAGGTACGGGCGCCGTGCTTAGGACCCATAACGTCCAGGTATAAGATTTGGGTTTTCCTCGTTATCAATTCCAGTAATGACGTATGGGTCTTGCGCTCCTTTATGCTCTCCAGGGGCACATAACGGTTCGAGGTGACGTGAACATGGGCCGCAGGGATAGCACAGGAAAGGATCACCGCAAGAAGTTGCGAAGAAAGCTGGGGAAGCGCGTGGACATATTGGAGGCGAGGGTCGAGCGCCTGGAGGCAGCAGTGGGGCTGCGGGACAGCGTCGAGGATGGGCGTTCGTGCTGCGATGACCTCATCGGGTGCCTGGACGATTGTGTGACCGACGTCAAGGAGCTGCGCCAGAGGGTGAGAGATGCCCGCTCCTAGGGTCGTGGTCATCGATACCAACGTCATCATCGATGCGTTCGTCCGCTCGGGTGACGGCCGCAGCCTGGGCTCCATCGAGCTGCTGAGGAGGGTGGAGAAGGGAGATCTCATTGGTGTCCTCCCCACCCCCGTCCTCGTGGAGATATACTATGTGGTGCTGGACACGACCAAGGACCCCGGCCGCGCCCAGAGGACGCTGAGAACGCTGCTGCAGCTTCCGAACATCATGGTCCAGGCGGTGGAGGGACACCATGCGATGGCGGCCGCTGAGATAATCCAGGAGAGCAACTATGTTCGCTTGGGGAAGGGGGACAAGCTCGGCCGCAGGTCCCAGGGGCTCTCCACGGTCGACGCCCTGGTACTGGCAATCGGTCGCAGTATCCCGGACGCAGTGGTTTGTTCCAACGAGGGGCGCTTCTCCCAGGTGCGATCGGTCCGCACCATGCGGCCGCGGGAGATCGCCGGAGTGCAGGATCGGGGATACCCGCTCAATGGCGGAAGACCCTGACGCCAGTGAACACCATGGCCATCCCGTGCTCGTCGGCGGCGTCGATCACTTCCTGATCACGTATGCTTCCTCCAGGCTGGATGATGGCGGTGGCCCCGGCCTTGGCGGCCTCGTCGACCCCGTCGCGGAAGGGGAAGAAGGCGTCCGAGGCCATGACCGATCCCTGGGCATTCTCCCCGGCCTTGTGGGCCGCGATGAAGGAGGAGTCTACCCGGGACATCTGACCGGCCCCTATGCCCACGACCCTCTCTCCCTTCGCCAGGATGACGGTGTTGGACCAGATGTGCTTGCAAACGCGGTTCGCGAACAGCATGGTCTTGATCTCCTCCTCGGTGGGGGCGCGCTTGCTCACCACCTTTAGGTTCTCCGCCGTGACCTGCCCATTGTCCGCGGTCTGCACCAGCATGCCTCCCTTGATGTACTTCATC
It contains:
- a CDS encoding GyrI-like domain-containing protein — encoded protein: MKPKFEDRKEAQIAYIEHRGPYDDIPWGDHMGELFAWAKENGVKPGYCPMGIYLDDPQRVPREQCRSEIAITFRGPGKASGGIKTRTLPAMKVATLSFKGTGSELGSAHMVLSEFIQVQGHRALGPMIEIYTRTPEIVDGKIILYSKIMTSVQPIQ
- a CDS encoding carbonate dehydratase, which gives rise to MLMLKESKIDQGAYVDPSSSILGDVTIGRGVYIAPNSSIRADEPGSKIVIEDECNIQDNVIVHALSGSTVHIGAGSTLAHGCIVHGPCTIGKGCFIGFGSIAFDCILMDGCVVLHRALVINTNVPRSRLVCNGAILDGAPAGEDLPEVPVHYRRFAESVREMNIELASMYRRSRADDLNRLFGGEHQRN
- a CDS encoding phosphoenolpyruvate carboxylase, with the protein product MKRKIPRCMSTQHPDNVNAPFFSESSELGGEDEIQEAYYVFSHLDCEEQMWDCEGKEVDNYVIKKLLSKYDWYFRDKQLGKDVFLTLRVPNPSVEKDDAKILLETLESIPRSFDTAKLFYQNEVPPIFEVILPMTASAASLDRVYHYYKDFVVGKQHMTFSKDSVELSKWIGTFEPDEINVIPLFEDLEHMLDAHHITRKYMQDKDLEYQRVFLARSDPAMNYGQAGAILMNKAALYNLQLLEEETGVSIQPIIGVGSAPFRGNLKPTNVEALMKEYPSVQTFTVQSAFKYDYSHDEVRSGIQRINEGTRSPAVEVDVGRCKDIVERCANSYREQIIKLAPLVNEAANYVPARRKRKLHIGLFGYSRSLEGIKLPRAISFCCAFYSLGIPPEVLGLDALDDTDLDYLRQLSPHFDDNMRDALRYMNPDSMKMLPLKVRMAVDNLEIDYEVDEMHRQITSQIMNNLKNSTGKGMGEFVLRAAHLRGFLG
- a CDS encoding MarR family transcriptional regulator; translation: MRALEGVGPFSATEISQRTGRSIQNVSRAIHELEEKGLLKCLTPEKQTWKRYILTEKGKAVLSDLRNEEIVQ
- a CDS encoding type II toxin-antitoxin system VapC family toxin, which produces MPAPRVVVIDTNVIIDAFVRSGDGRSLGSIELLRRVEKGDLIGVLPTPVLVEIYYVVLDTTKDPGRAQRTLRTLLQLPNIMVQAVEGHHAMAAAEIIQESNYVRLGKGDKLGRRSQGLSTVDALVLAIGRSIPDAVVCSNEGRFSQVRSVRTMRPREIAGVQDRGYPLNGGRP